GGCAGGAGCTTCGGCGAGGGCACGACCGGACCCATCGTGGTGGTGGGCGAGTTCCCCGCAGGCCTCAGCGAGGCTGACGCGCAGGCCAGGCAGTTCGACGTCGCGGACATCCTGCGGGGCGTGGACAACGTCACCGCCGCCGTGCCGGTGGCACTCAGCGATGACCGCCGCACGGCCGTCTTCCAGGTCATCCCGAAGGAGGGCCCGGCCAGTGCCAGCACTGTGCAGGTGGTGTCCGAGCTCCGCGCCAGGAACGCTGAGATCAGGGACGCCACGGGAGTGGGCATCGGCCTCACCGGCCAGACCGCCGGCAACGTGGATGTCTCCACCAAACTGGGTGACGCCCTGCCTCACTACCTGGCAATCGTCGTCGGGCTTTCCCTGCTCCTGCTGTTGCTGGTGTTCCGTTCCATCGTGGTGCCCCTGCTGGCCACGGGCGGCTTCCTGCTGTCCCTCGCCGCGGCGTTCGGTGCCGTAGTGGCCGTCTACCAGTGGGGCTGGCTGGGTACAGTATTTGACGTTGCCAACCCCGGCGCGGTGCTGAGCTTCCTGCCCATCATCCTGATCGGTGTGCTTTTCGGGCTTGCCATGGACTACCAGGTGTTCATCACCTCCGGCATGCGCGAGTCCCATATGCACGGTGAATCAGCCAAGCACGCGGTACGGACCGGCTTCAGCCATGCGGCCGCTGTGGTCACCGCTGCGGCGATCATCATGGTCAGTGTGTTTGCCGGCTTCATCTTCAGCCACCTGACCATGGTCCGCCCGCTCGGTTTTGCCATGGCTTTCGGTGTTCTGGTGGATGCGTTTGTGGTCCGCATGACCATTGTCCCGGCTGTGATGTACCTGCTCGGCGGCAAGGCCTGGTGGCTCCCCGGATGGCTGGACCGCATCGTGCCGGACGTTGACGTGGAGGGCTCGAAACTCCGCCGGATCACCGCCGAACCGGCCACCGAAACCAGGGATCCGGAGCCGGCAGTCAACTAGGCTGGAGCCGTGACCCGCCTGATTCTCGCCTCCCAGTCCCCCGCCCGCACCAAACTCCTGACCGACGCCGGGATCCGGCACGAGGTCCTTGTGTCGGAGGTGGACGAGGACGCCGTCCAGGCGCGTTACGGCGTCACCGATCCGCACGACACCGCACTCCTGCTGGCCCGCGCCAAGGCCGAGGCCGTGGCATCGATGCCGGGAGCGGCCGGCGCCCTGGTGATCGGCTGCGACTCGGTGTTTGAGTTCGACGGCGAGGCACACGGCAAGCCGTACACGGCCGGCGTCGCGCGTGAACGTATGCTCCGTATGAGCGGCAACAGCGGGGTCCTGCACACCGGCCACTGGCTGGTGGACTGCAGGGATACAGCGGCCGACGGCGGTACGGGCGTCGTCGGATCGGGCGCCACCGTCGGCGCGGTCGCCTCCGCCGAGGTCCATTTTATGGAGATGGATCCCGCCGAGATAGACGCCTACATTGCCACCGGTGAGCCGCTGCACTGCGCCGGCTCCTTCACCATTGACGGCCTGGGCGGGGCATTTATCCGGAAGGTTGACGGTGATCCGCACGCCGTCGTCGGGCTTTCCGTCTCCACCCTGAGGAACCTGCTGTCCCGGGCTGACGTCAGGATCACGGAACTCTGGGCATAGCGGAAAGGCGCCGATTTCGGGGCCAGTTGTAGCTTCCCTACAAAGGATGGGCGCGTTACGCGCGGAATCCGCAAGTAATATCGGCGGAACCCTCAAAATCGCGCTAGGCTCCCTGAAGGAAAGAAGGAGTCGCCTTGTCAGCAAATTCGGAGCAGTCCGCAAGTCCAGTGCAGTCGAACCTCACGAAGGTGCTGATCGCCAACCGCGGTGAGATCGCAGTCCGCATCATCCGTGCGGCGCGCGATGAAGGCATTGCCTCCGTGGCTGTCTACGCCGATC
This genomic interval from Micrococcaceae bacterium Sec5.7 contains the following:
- a CDS encoding nucleoside triphosphate pyrophosphatase, with translation MTRLILASQSPARTKLLTDAGIRHEVLVSEVDEDAVQARYGVTDPHDTALLLARAKAEAVASMPGAAGALVIGCDSVFEFDGEAHGKPYTAGVARERMLRMSGNSGVLHTGHWLVDCRDTAADGGTGVVGSGATVGAVASAEVHFMEMDPAEIDAYIATGEPLHCAGSFTIDGLGGAFIRKVDGDPHAVVGLSVSTLRNLLSRADVRITELWA